The Pelagibacterium halotolerans B2 nucleotide sequence GCTTCGCTGTCCAACCCAAAAAATCAAAAAGAGGGAACCAACCCTATGACTCGTGAAGAATGGGCAAGCCTGCCCACAGGCTTTGACCCCGAATACAAAGTTTCAAATTTAGGTCGCGTCAAACGCGGTCGGTATTTCCTAGACCCTCATGCATTATCCATGCGCTGGTTTCGTAAAAGCGGCAATAAATCAGCCGGTTACTACCTGCGCATGCGGCAAAACGGCAAGCGGCCATATTGGGCTGTTGCCGATCTGGTGTTGCTCGCATTCCGACCCGATTTCGACGCGACTAGACACGCTGTCCATTTCAAAGATGGCGATCCGTGCAACGCGCGGTTGTCCAACCTGACATTCGGTCCAGCCGAATTTCAAAGAATCAAGAAGCGCATTGAAGCGCTCAAATCAATCGCCGCTTAAGCGGCCAATAACAATAAAATTAGGAGGATGCTCTATGCATACACAATATATTCATAATAAAGATCGCAACAGCGGATTTGATACTATCGACGGTTCAACCTCAGCCGCAGGAACCGCCTCTAGGGCAAGCGGTCCGGCAAAGGTGAAAATCCCGCCCGCGAAGGGTATTGGTTTCGCTCAGTTCGCGCTGGCTATCACTGCCGCCAAGGGCGATCCCATGGTCGCTTACGAGGTCGCCAAGCATAAACTGGGCGAAAGCCATCCAGTGGTGTTGTCCCTCAAAGCCGCCGTTTCGGCGGGCTCGACAACTGACGCCAATTGGGCTGGCCCGCTTTTCGAAACGTATCAGAGCTTCGCTGGTGAATTCGTAGATTTTCTACGGCCTCAGACCATTCTCGGCAAATTTGGAAAAAACGGCATCCCCTCTCTTCGCCGGGTTCCGTTTAATATTTCATTTCCTACCCAGACCAGTGGAGGCGAGGGATATTGGGTCGGTGAGGGTGCTGCCAAGCCCCTAACTGAGTTTGCGTTCGACCGTCTGACGCTTGGTTGGGCCAAAGTAGCCAATATCGCAGTCATCACAGATGAGCTTGCTCGTTGGTCTTCACCATCCGCCGAAAGCCTAGTCCGCGATCAACTGGCGGCTGCGCTTATTGCGCGGTTAGACACAGACTTTGTTGATCCCAATAAAGCTTTGATCCCTGACGTTTCGCCCGCTTCTATCACGAACGGCGTGACTCCCATTCCGTCGAGCGGGTCAGACGCCGAAGCGGTTCGCACCGACATCAAGGCGCTGATGGCCACGTACCTGGCCGCGAACAATGTCCCGGCAAATGCCGTCTGGATCATGCCGTCGATGACGGCGCTTTCACTGTCATTGATGACTGGCCCACTCGGTCAGTACGAGTTTCCTGACGTTCACATGGGCGGTGGCACTCTGTTTCGCTTGCCAATTATCGTTTCGGATTACGTTCCTGTCGGCACTGTCATTTTGGTCAATGCGTCAGACATTTTTTGCGCCGATGACGGACAGGTAAATGTGGACGTGTCTCGACAAGCCAGCGTTGAGATGAGTAACACGCCTATTTCAGACAGCACCACGCCAACCGGAACCAACCTCGTTTCGCTTTGGCAGACAAACTCAGTCGGTATCAGGGCAGAACGCTATATTAATTGGGCCAAGCGCAGACCTAGCGCCGTCGCCGTTCTCTCAGGCGTCCAATGGGGCGGAGCCATGGTGAGCTAATGGCCTTCCTCGATTTTTTTAAAAGAAAGAAGCTGCAACCTGCCGCGCCAACGCGCGGGGGTTGGTTTCCGCTTGTCAAAGAACCTTGGGCAGGCGCATGGCAGCACAATCGCGAATTGACCCGCGATGAATTGCTTACGCAACACGCGGTCTATTCATGCATATCGCTGGTCGCGAACGATATATCCAAATTAGAAATTGATCTGAAACGTCGCGACGAGAACGGGACTTATGTCCGCGTCGATGACCACCCTGTTTTTGGGCTGGTCCTGAAACGTCCGAACAAATTTCAGAATAGAATCCAGTTTGTGCAGAACTGGCTCCACTCGCTTCTGTCATCTGGCAACTGCTATGTGCTCAAAACCCGAGATAAGCGGGGCGTGGTCAATGGTCTTTATGTCCTAGACGTTGCACGAGTTGAAACGCTTGTTCATGAGCAAACCGGCGAGGTCTTCTATCGCTTACAAACGGACTCCCTTGCCGGGATCAACGCCAGCGAAGGCCAGACGGTCACGGTCCCGGCGTCCGAAATTTTGCATGACCGGATCAATGCTTTTTATCATCCGCTCATTGGCATCAGCCCACTGGCAGCGGCCAGTTTGCCGATTTTGTTGGGCCGTGAAGCGCAAACAGCCGCGACCAACTTCAATAGAAACAGCGGACGGCCATCGGGAATTTTGACGGCTCCCGGCGCGATTTCAGATGAGACGGTAGAACAAATCCGCCAGCACTGGTCCGATAATTATGGCGGAAATAACGCGGGTCGCGTGGCCGTCATGGCAGATGGCCTAACTTATCAGCCCTTCCAATCAGTCCCTGCCAGCGATGCTCAATTGCTACAGCAACTCAATTGGACTGCCGCAACTGTAGCGAGTG carries:
- a CDS encoding phage portal protein gives rise to the protein MAFLDFFKRKKLQPAAPTRGGWFPLVKEPWAGAWQHNRELTRDELLTQHAVYSCISLVANDISKLEIDLKRRDENGTYVRVDDHPVFGLVLKRPNKFQNRIQFVQNWLHSLLSSGNCYVLKTRDKRGVVNGLYVLDVARVETLVHEQTGEVFYRLQTDSLAGINASEGQTVTVPASEILHDRINAFYHPLIGISPLAAASLPILLGREAQTAATNFNRNSGRPSGILTAPGAISDETVEQIRQHWSDNYGGNNAGRVAVMADGLTYQPFQSVPASDAQLLQQLNWTAATVASVFHVPGHMIGVGETPSYDNINALNEQYYSQTLQSLIEQIELLLTEGLKLPTGLVVSFNLDGLLRMDELSLVESEKVAVGAGIKSINESRARLGLPPKAGGDDLYLQQQYFSLEALQRRNGLADPFNTGNGTKTQLNLWQLEAEIAELKKENRNAA
- a CDS encoding NUMOD4 domain-containing protein — protein: MFPAANPLGRWASLSNPKNQKEGTNPMTREEWASLPTGFDPEYKVSNLGRVKRGRYFLDPHALSMRWFRKSGNKSAGYYLRMRQNGKRPYWAVADLVLLAFRPDFDATRHAVHFKDGDPCNARLSNLTFGPAEFQRIKKRIEALKSIAA
- a CDS encoding phage major capsid protein; its protein translation is MHTQYIHNKDRNSGFDTIDGSTSAAGTASRASGPAKVKIPPAKGIGFAQFALAITAAKGDPMVAYEVAKHKLGESHPVVLSLKAAVSAGSTTDANWAGPLFETYQSFAGEFVDFLRPQTILGKFGKNGIPSLRRVPFNISFPTQTSGGEGYWVGEGAAKPLTEFAFDRLTLGWAKVANIAVITDELARWSSPSAESLVRDQLAAALIARLDTDFVDPNKALIPDVSPASITNGVTPIPSSGSDAEAVRTDIKALMATYLAANNVPANAVWIMPSMTALSLSLMTGPLGQYEFPDVHMGGGTLFRLPIIVSDYVPVGTVILVNASDIFCADDGQVNVDVSRQASVEMSNTPISDSTTPTGTNLVSLWQTNSVGIRAERYINWAKRRPSAVAVLSGVQWGGAMVS